A single genomic interval of Patescibacteria group bacterium harbors:
- a CDS encoding O-antigen ligase family protein — translation MVINFKNLSKTLDKIIEAGWLLIFGLSPIFFCPWVYGTWQVGEYFLFQVLTEIILFVWLIRIIIQPKSDLPWMEIYKKYWQKIKFILPAIIFIIILGLATIFSRSPYHSFWGYYQRKMGYISWLHFFAFFSILFFNLKNKKQIDRIFYVIIGALTAVVIYGFLQILGFDPFYWSESPFFSYRIFSTLGQPNFLASWLLLVMPIIFWALLKAKEHLSNNNLFDRIFKRPLIACLLFGSVIILVLTQSRGGWIGFFIAFFFFSIIWAYFQKQKRLSLILLILLAVIILFVIYLNFNPVTPRESDSFLISRLKTLTNFSETGQLRLIWWKISLGLIEKAPILGYGPEIQRFLFIPYYQPDFAVLEAINSYPDRAHNDILDTLLISGFLGLISYLFLIGSAFYFGLRKINQLIKQPVNRAAILVLLTGLIGYFVSLQFSFHVIPTAVYFWGYLAIVLKSYLLTEEKDE, via the coding sequence ATGGTTATTAATTTCAAGAATTTATCAAAGACGTTAGATAAAATTATAGAAGCCGGCTGGCTTCTAATTTTTGGTTTAAGCCCGATATTTTTTTGTCCTTGGGTTTACGGCACTTGGCAAGTCGGAGAATATTTTTTATTTCAAGTTTTAACGGAAATTATTTTATTTGTCTGGCTGATAAGAATCATTATTCAGCCCAAGTCTGATTTGCCTTGGATGGAAATATATAAGAAATACTGGCAAAAAATTAAATTTATTTTGCCGGCGATTATTTTTATCATTATTCTCGGTCTGGCGACAATTTTTTCCAGATCTCCTTACCATAGTTTTTGGGGTTATTATCAACGTAAAATGGGGTATATCAGCTGGCTTCATTTTTTTGCTTTTTTTTCGATTTTATTTTTTAATCTTAAAAATAAAAAACAGATCGACAGAATTTTTTATGTCATTATTGGCGCTCTAACCGCCGTGGTTATTTACGGTTTTTTGCAAATTTTGGGATTTGATCCGTTTTATTGGAGTGAGTCGCCATTTTTCAGTTACAGAATTTTTTCCACATTAGGACAACCCAATTTTTTAGCTTCTTGGCTTTTATTGGTGATGCCGATAATTTTTTGGGCATTATTGAAAGCCAAAGAACATTTATCAAACAATAATCTTTTTGATAGAATTTTTAAAAGACCCCTGATTGCTTGTTTGCTATTCGGATCTGTTATTATTTTAGTTTTAACTCAAAGTCGCGGAGGATGGATTGGTTTTTTTATTGCTTTTTTCTTTTTCAGTATTATTTGGGCTTATTTTCAAAAACAAAAACGTTTATCATTGATTTTATTGATTTTATTGGCAGTAATTATTTTATTTGTTATTTATTTGAATTTTAATCCCGTCACTCCGCGAGAGAGCGATTCTTTTTTAATCTCTCGTTTGAAAACTCTGACTAATTTTTCCGAGACCGGCCAGCTTAGGTTAATTTGGTGGAAAATAAGTTTGGGTCTGATCGAGAAAGCGCCGATTTTAGGATATGGACCGGAAATTCAAAGATTTCTTTTTATTCCTTATTATCAGCCTGATTTTGCGGTTTTGGAAGCGATTAACAGTTATCCGGATCGGGCGCATAATGACATTTTGGACACGCTTTTAATCTCAGGTTTTTTGGGCTTAATCAGTTATTTGTTCTTGATTGGCAGCGCTTTTTATTTTGGGTTAAGAAAAATAAATCAATTAATCAAACAACCGGTTAACCGGGCCGCCATATTAGTTCTGCTTACGGGCCTAATCGGTTATTTTGTTTCTTTGCAGTTTTCTTTCCATGTCATTCCAACGGCTGTTTATTTTTGGGGTTACCTGGCGATTGTATTGAAATCGTATTTATTAACGGAAGAAAAAGATGAATAA
- a CDS encoding radical SAM protein, translated as MAKIILIDPQGWQGAVNKQIAYPNIGIAYLASALQKNGHNPSIIDLNNKDLDYQQVFKIIEDGAADLVGFSVKTATMKNAELLAKEIKKKWPKLPLMVGGSHATLCWQELIQKDIFDIVFVGEGEQVIPVVCQYLDEQKPIEDLPGVITKKNFQNKLNSVPPLIENLDELAFPDYDFFPKNIQEFIRSAYPLLTSRGCVYNCIYCSVPLISGRIFRKRSPQNVIEELKWAIDKYNIKGFEIIDDNFNFDVDRTKEICRLLIQNDFKFKWSCPNGVRADRVDKELADLMFKSGCYSVNVGIESGDPKVFTNIKKGETLDQIKKGIEIFKQAGLLVTGFFIIGLPDDSIESQKKSIDFAHQLGIDAFFSMLVPYPKTEVWNWAHRNNFFIGNPQDALHFADSKDKVNIIFETKDFSKEDKALVYEMVNTKFGRFGVLIPKNTPFLQYLKQACLLTWKYNRLNLRDQYFLFKNIINKLRRKFKIHF; from the coding sequence ATGGCTAAAATAATACTTATTGATCCCCAAGGTTGGCAGGGAGCGGTCAATAAACAAATAGCATATCCTAATATAGGAATTGCTTATCTTGCTTCGGCGTTGCAAAAAAACGGTCATAATCCGTCAATTATTGATTTAAATAATAAAGATCTTGATTATCAACAGGTATTTAAGATTATAGAAGACGGAGCGGCTGATCTTGTCGGATTCTCGGTAAAAACAGCCACCATGAAAAACGCAGAATTATTGGCCAAAGAAATAAAAAAGAAATGGCCGAAATTGCCTTTAATGGTCGGCGGTTCTCACGCAACCTTGTGTTGGCAAGAATTAATACAAAAAGATATTTTTGATATAGTTTTTGTCGGCGAAGGAGAACAAGTAATTCCGGTTGTCTGTCAATATTTGGACGAACAAAAACCAATTGAAGATTTGCCAGGAGTGATTACGAAAAAAAATTTTCAAAATAAATTAAATTCAGTTCCGCCTCTGATTGAAAATTTAGATGAACTTGCTTTTCCGGACTACGATTTTTTTCCAAAAAATATCCAAGAATTTATTCGTTCTGCTTATCCGTTATTAACCAGTCGGGGATGTGTCTACAATTGTATCTATTGCAGTGTCCCCTTAATCAGCGGAAGAATTTTCAGGAAAAGATCGCCCCAAAACGTTATTGAAGAGTTAAAATGGGCGATTGATAAATATAATATTAAAGGATTTGAGATTATTGATGATAATTTTAATTTTGACGTTGACCGAACTAAAGAAATTTGCCGGTTATTGATTCAAAACGATTTTAAATTTAAATGGTCTTGCCCAAATGGCGTGAGAGCGGATCGCGTTGATAAAGAATTGGCCGATCTGATGTTTAAATCAGGTTGTTACAGCGTTAATGTCGGCATAGAGAGCGGCGACCCAAAGGTTTTTACTAATATTAAAAAAGGAGAAACTTTAGATCAGATTAAAAAGGGAATTGAAATTTTCAAACAAGCCGGTTTACTTGTTACGGGATTTTTTATAATCGGCTTACCTGACGATTCAATCGAGTCTCAGAAAAAATCCATAGATTTTGCCCACCAACTCGGCATAGATGCTTTTTTCAGCATGTTGGTTCCTTATCCCAAAACAGAAGTTTGGAATTGGGCGCATAGAAATAATTTTTTTATCGGCAATCCGCAAGACGCGCTTCATTTTGCCGACAGTAAAGATAAAGTCAATATTATTTTTGAAACAAAAGATTTTTCCAAAGAAGACAAAGCATTGGTTTATGAAATGGTAAATACCAAATTCGGACGCTTTGGCGTGTTGATTCCCAAAAACACGCCTTTTCTGCAATATTTAAAACAAGCCTGTTTATTGACTTGGAAATACAACAGATTGAATTTAAGAGATCAATATTTTTTATTTAAAAATATAATCAACAAATTAAGGCGTAAATTTAAAATTCATTTTTAG
- a CDS encoding glycosyltransferase family 1 protein, translating into MKIAIDARPLTAGEPVGKEKFTINVLEELFRLDKSNQYILYLNQEYKKPLPTNFSPRIIKVPDIFWHFFVLIDLIFKKPNLFFAPISYIIPALNFFGKNIIVIYDLCVFLPFQTGSSFKTKFIEKMFLRFAMRNAKKIITISESTKKDIIKYFPIAPENISVIYPAVADSFRFIDDRQKRKSVLDKFSLPEKFILFVGTLEPRKNLVRLISAYHKLTDGCPLVIVGKKGWDYQEIFDKIKELNLGEKVIFLNYVSNEDLPYLYNGAVCFVYPSLYEGFGLPILEAMACGTPTVTSNISSLPEAAGEAAILVDPCNIDDITRDLSKILTDENLRQDLREKGLKQAQKFSWQKTAQEVLKALQDIK; encoded by the coding sequence ATGAAAATTGCCATTGATGCCCGACCGTTAACGGCAGGGGAACCGGTCGGCAAAGAAAAATTTACTATTAATGTTTTGGAGGAGTTATTTAGATTGGATAAATCTAACCAATATATTCTTTATTTAAATCAAGAATATAAGAAGCCCTTGCCGACTAATTTTTCTCCGCGAATAATTAAAGTGCCGGATATTTTTTGGCACTTTTTTGTGTTAATTGATTTAATTTTTAAAAAGCCGAATTTATTTTTCGCGCCAATAAGCTATATTATTCCCGCTCTGAATTTCTTCGGCAAAAATATTATCGTTATTTATGATTTGTGCGTTTTTTTGCCGTTTCAGACCGGTTCGAGTTTTAAAACTAAGTTTATTGAAAAAATGTTTTTGCGGTTTGCTATGCGAAATGCAAAAAAAATTATAACTATTTCAGAGAGCACAAAAAAAGATATTATAAAATATTTTCCGATTGCGCCGGAAAATATATCGGTGATTTATCCGGCCGTTGCCGATAGTTTCAGGTTTATCGATGACCGTCAAAAACGTAAATCTGTCTTGGATAAATTCAGTTTGCCGGAAAAATTTATCCTTTTTGTCGGAACATTGGAGCCGAGAAAAAATTTAGTAAGATTAATTTCAGCTTATCATAAATTGACAGATGGTTGCCCGTTGGTGATTGTCGGCAAAAAGGGATGGGATTATCAAGAGATATTTGACAAAATCAAAGAGCTGAATTTGGGGGAGAAGGTTATTTTCTTAAATTATGTTTCCAATGAAGATTTGCCATATCTATATAATGGCGCCGTTTGCTTCGTCTATCCCTCGCTTTATGAGGGTTTTGGGCTGCCGATTTTAGAAGCAATGGCTTGCGGAACACCCACTGTCACCTCGAATATATCATCCTTGCCTGAAGCAGCCGGTGAAGCGGCAATTTTGGTTGATCCTTGCAATATAGACGATATAACAAGGGATTTGAGTAAAATTTTGACTGATGAAAATTTGCGTCAAGATTTACGAGAAAAAGGCCTTAAACAAGCTCAAAAATTTTCTTGGCAAAAAACTGCTCAAGAAGTTTTGAAAGCACTTCAAGATATTAAATAA
- a CDS encoding DUF2341 domain-containing protein: MKINFNKIYQKYLIGIFLFFCFLFPLNVQAQCNGKGYTIVYVNGIFTPTEKLADADRNKLSDKYKEYFDISNINFITGYNPSHLAGLGDLVQAASQILENPISDFDLKTILQRIHPQINTKKILLVGHSQGTFYTNELYNYLINNGIPKESIAVYNVATPADFVAGNGLYLTSQNDKVVNNVRNVAKNVKAKQPLPQNINIPLNEQNDPKGHSFSSVYLNSAPKRIISEINNVLKNLDNTQQVTNTSDSGCFNLPDQNFSYKTQKLIYLVADPVSNGIVKAGVVTYNGVAFAGNVLSTGVAVVLDPIFNLFQKKTVANIHNFQALIGGIGQLFNRQDGDSPSSLQELSEQQSQQLEDALNELQNSKNLITEPINSEEQSESLNQEDIEQNQELEKPQEEIEKDKELEEEKIPESQYFASDVVINELIPNPADDQNELIELYNRTDKSIDLTNWTIEDNTAHPKNLKGKIISSHSWLALNGGNDFSFQLNNSGDTTILKYNGNLIDQIGYGDFNDGNIHDNPDTPSKGESLIRYPDGQDKNQDDQDFLITATPTPGLANLFTEQVVLISKTLNPDKTINNISYQSFQSQDVVINEIAWAGTKADSTDEWIEFYNNLDKPISLAGWRLKAADGSPNILLTGEISAHGYWLLERTDDEVIKNISADQIYSGVLEDSGETLELIDGNGNRIDFINQENGWLGGGNETKASMERINSTLTGVDTNNWQTNNGQNFLWFDAKYNQILGTPKYKNSQQVVKAQDQHDKSYLSYKALDVVINEIDWTGTKADTNDEWIELYNNLDQEIDLSGWTLKAEDGSPDIVLSGKIAGRDFFILERTDDEAIKNVTADQIYSGVLGNSGEDLELRDKNNNLIDEVDCTDGWFFGDNTTKATMERIDSLVSGSLKDNWQTAYFQDQTAQDTKNNLIFGSPKNKNTGKPEGNTKDTIPPEIKLTQKPATSTNLTIANFEFSINEEGNFLCKIDDQNLESCSSPKIYSNLAEGNHIFYIKAVDQADNFSEITYSWTIDLTGLISSPTTSGIFNFSTWPNQINGIASSNVSSTDLLLVEVKIQNKSENKYLGYTTSTIGWIDEPTWLETVLNENNWHFDLPVSLLTELPDGLYSISSQATDLVGNIQNTTSTTEFIFDSISPEKINNLKTENLGGLNLKLSWDKAIDNLSGIDHYEVNWGHNIISTIANHLELNVEDGEECNFQVRVIDRAGNSGDWSEPISYFIKLPSVVISEVQITGQTVNDEFIELYNPTEAPIDLTGYILKKKTSGGSESNLIVNSRFVDKIIQPKGFLLLVPEENYLGSVTPDIRWPKSYSLAPANTLILYNPEEKIIDKVGWGQAIDFETVAASEPIVASQSIERNNFQDTDNNFNDFIVQAIPSPISSKGLWLNGWQKRKLLVIDNTQNNNDLIDFEINIGIDYESEMNHDFSDIRFTDSDKTTLLNYGWDINDDGTDQKQNEYSATAVVKIPFIPKRAQKIIYLYYDNPSALPVANLETTLTWFDHFTTDRSSEYENFNIEWDTTDSAIYAHYGWAAKIYPKDLNIKNALIKTKFYQNDGGYFEDRYMGLEYRYIDDNNLFRISGRSEINYDDPLSKGIRWEKIINGTKTLKKLDDNADVIRKEWQNITISSYEGEHNIQWKSANWDLSWSDIENQQNVAGNIGIWFWKYNPGGCPTPKADYFYIRQNTKSWPTVFEVAENYQPIILGNTPYLEIPGWEKRKEIIITNNNTKDLVNFEVNVNISHDSVMNPDFSDIRFTDSDKTTLLNYGWDINDDGTDQKQNEYSATAVVKIPLIPASSETKIYMYYGNKSASTVANLETTLTWFDHFKTDRSSEYEVFNMLWNTSNSQIVSHYGWANSIYPKNLNIKDAIIKTYYQLGGGGQFEDRQIGLQYRYTDDNNFWRIYGEGPRNYNPPEKGIYWKRVISGSYTIKNSDISQWFSQSQWHNLKITLLDINHHIEWLGETINENWSDIDTYQNVAGRVMIWFGKLIPGGCPDAYADYFYIRQNASVMPTVSFEE, encoded by the coding sequence ATGAAAATTAATTTTAATAAAATTTATCAAAAATATTTAATTGGTATATTTTTATTTTTTTGTTTTTTATTTCCATTAAATGTTCAGGCGCAGTGCAATGGCAAGGGTTATACTATTGTTTATGTTAATGGAATATTTACACCAACTGAAAAATTAGCAGACGCAGACAGGAATAAATTAAGCGATAAATATAAAGAATATTTTGACATCTCAAACATAAATTTTATCACTGGTTATAACCCATCTCATTTAGCCGGTTTAGGGGATTTGGTTCAAGCAGCTTCGCAAATATTAGAAAATCCAATTAGCGATTTTGATCTCAAAACAATTCTCCAACGAATTCATCCCCAAATCAATACTAAAAAAATATTATTAGTTGGTCATTCACAGGGCACATTTTACACCAATGAGTTATATAATTATCTGATAAACAATGGCATTCCTAAAGAATCAATCGCCGTGTACAATGTAGCCACACCGGCTGATTTCGTTGCGGGTAATGGTCTGTATCTTACCTCTCAAAACGATAAGGTTGTTAATAATGTTCGTAATGTCGCCAAAAACGTTAAGGCAAAACAACCACTTCCCCAAAACATTAACATTCCTTTAAACGAACAAAATGATCCCAAGGGTCATTCATTTAGCAGTGTTTATCTTAACAGTGCTCCTAAAAGAATAATATCAGAAATCAATAATGTTCTAAAAAATTTGGATAATACACAACAAGTAACCAACACTTCTGACTCCGGTTGTTTTAATTTACCGGATCAAAATTTTTCTTATAAAACACAGAAATTAATTTATTTAGTTGCCGATCCTGTAAGCAATGGCATTGTAAAAGCAGGTGTTGTTACATACAATGGTGTTGCTTTTGCCGGCAATGTTTTATCTACCGGCGTGGCGGTTGTTTTAGATCCGATTTTTAATCTTTTTCAGAAAAAAACCGTCGCCAATATTCATAATTTTCAAGCGTTGATTGGCGGAATTGGCCAATTATTTAATAGACAAGATGGAGATTCTCCATCATCGCTTCAAGAATTATCAGAACAACAATCTCAACAGCTCGAAGATGCTTTAAATGAATTGCAAAATTCAAAAAATTTAATTACTGAACCGATTAATTCAGAAGAACAATCAGAATCATTAAACCAAGAAGATATTGAACAAAATCAAGAATTGGAAAAACCTCAAGAAGAAATAGAAAAAGATAAAGAACTGGAAGAAGAAAAAATACCCGAGTCACAATACTTTGCCAGCGACGTGGTGATTAATGAATTAATACCTAATCCAGCAGATGATCAGAACGAATTAATTGAATTATATAATCGTACTGATAAATCCATAGATTTAACTAACTGGACAATTGAAGATAATACTGCTCATCCTAAAAATTTAAAAGGAAAAATTATTTCCAGCCATAGTTGGTTGGCGCTTAATGGAGGCAATGATTTTTCTTTTCAATTAAATAATTCAGGGGATACAACTATTTTAAAATATAACGGAAATTTAATTGATCAGATTGGTTATGGTGATTTTAATGATGGCAATATCCATGATAACCCTGATACACCCTCAAAAGGAGAATCTTTAATTCGTTATCCTGACGGTCAAGATAAAAATCAAGACGATCAGGATTTTTTAATCACCGCGACTCCAACTCCCGGTTTGGCTAATCTTTTTACTGAACAGGTGGTTCTAATTTCTAAAACACTAAACCCTGATAAGACGATTAATAATATTTCTTATCAGTCTTTCCAATCTCAAGACGTGGTAATTAATGAAATTGCTTGGGCGGGCACTAAAGCCGACTCCACTGATGAATGGATCGAATTTTATAATAATTTGGACAAACCGATTAGTTTGGCCGGTTGGCGATTAAAAGCGGCTGATGGCTCTCCGAATATATTATTAACAGGTGAAATTTCGGCTCACGGTTATTGGTTGTTGGAGAGAACAGATGATGAGGTAATTAAAAATATTTCCGCCGATCAAATTTACAGCGGAGTATTAGAAGATTCCGGTGAAACCTTGGAATTAATTGATGGAAATGGTAATCGTATTGATTTTATCAATCAAGAAAATGGTTGGTTGGGCGGCGGCAACGAGACAAAAGCTTCAATGGAAAGAATTAATTCTACCCTAACAGGTGTTGATACTAATAATTGGCAAACCAATAATGGACAAAATTTTTTATGGTTTGACGCCAAATATAATCAAATTTTAGGTACGCCTAAATATAAAAATAGCCAACAAGTTGTTAAAGCACAAGACCAACATGACAAATCTTATTTATCATATAAGGCGCTAGACGTGGTGATTAATGAGATTGATTGGACGGGAACCAAGGCGGACACCAATGACGAATGGATCGAACTTTATAATAATTTGGATCAAGAAATTGATTTATCCGGTTGGACATTAAAAGCCGAAGATGGTTCGCCTGATATTGTTCTCTCGGGTAAAATAGCGGGGAGGGATTTTTTTATTTTAGAAAGAACAGATGATGAAGCAATTAAAAATGTCACTGCTGATCAAATTTACAGCGGAGTTCTGGGAAATTCAGGGGAAGATTTGGAATTGAGAGATAAAAATAATAATTTAATTGACGAAGTTGATTGTACTGATGGTTGGTTTTTTGGCGATAATACCACTAAAGCGACAATGGAAAGGATAGATTCTTTAGTTTCTGGTAGCTTAAAAGATAATTGGCAAACCGCTTATTTTCAGGATCAAACCGCTCAAGATACAAAAAATAATTTAATTTTTGGCAGTCCTAAAAATAAAAACACGGGAAAGCCAGAAGGGAATACTAAAGATACAATTCCGCCGGAAATTAAGTTAACTCAAAAACCGGCAACATCAACTAATTTGACTATAGCTAATTTTGAGTTTTCTATTAACGAAGAGGGAAATTTTCTTTGTAAAATTGACGATCAAAATTTAGAATCTTGTTCGTCACCGAAAATTTATTCAAATCTCGCCGAAGGAAATCACATTTTTTATATTAAAGCGGTTGATCAGGCAGATAATTTTTCAGAAATAACTTATTCTTGGACTATTGATTTAACCGGATTAATTTCTTCTCCAACTACTTCTGGTATTTTTAATTTTTCAACTTGGCCTAATCAAATCAATGGAATCGCCTCGTCAAATGTCAGCTCTACTGATTTGTTGTTGGTAGAAGTTAAAATTCAAAATAAATCAGAAAATAAATATTTAGGTTATACTACTTCTACTATAGGTTGGATTGATGAACCGACCTGGCTGGAAACAGTTTTAAATGAAAATAACTGGCATTTTGATTTGCCGGTTTCTTTATTGACCGAATTACCAGATGGTTTATATTCTATTTCTTCTCAAGCTACTGATTTGGTTGGTAATATTCAAAATACAACTTCCACGACTGAATTTATTTTTGATTCTATTTCACCGGAAAAAATTAATAATTTAAAAACAGAGAATTTAGGCGGACTAAATTTAAAACTTTCTTGGGATAAGGCTATTGATAATTTATCGGGAATAGATCATTATGAAGTCAATTGGGGGCACAATATTATATCTACGATTGCTAATCATCTTGAATTAAATGTTGAGGACGGGGAAGAATGTAATTTCCAAGTTAGAGTAATAGATAGAGCAGGTAATTCAGGAGATTGGTCAGAACCGATTTCATATTTTATTAAATTGCCTTCAGTGGTAATTAGTGAAGTTCAAATTACCGGTCAGACAGTTAACGATGAATTTATTGAACTTTATAATCCAACAGAAGCCCCAATTGATTTAACTGGTTATATTTTAAAAAAGAAAACTAGTGGTGGTAGCGAAAGTAACTTGATAGTTAATAGTCGATTCGTAGATAAAATTATTCAGCCTAAAGGTTTCCTATTGTTGGTGCCAGAAGAAAATTATTTAGGATCAGTAACACCAGATATTCGTTGGCCTAAAAGTTATTCTTTAGCCCCAGCTAATACTTTAATTCTTTATAATCCAGAAGAAAAAATTATTGATAAGGTTGGTTGGGGGCAAGCAATAGATTTTGAAACCGTTGCAGCGTCAGAGCCAATAGTAGCTAGTCAATCAATTGAAAGAAATAATTTTCAAGATACAGATAATAATTTTAATGATTTTATTGTTCAGGCGATTCCAAGTCCAATAAGCTCAAAAGGACTATGGTTAAACGGTTGGCAAAAAAGAAAATTATTAGTGATTGACAATACTCAAAATAATAATGATTTAATTGATTTCGAGATTAATATAGGGATTGACTATGAGTCCGAAATGAATCATGACTTTTCTGATATCCGTTTTACCGATTCTGATAAGACAACTCTTTTGAATTACGGTTGGGATATTAATGACGACGGCACTGACCAAAAACAAAATGAATATTCCGCTACGGCAGTAGTTAAAATTCCTTTTATCCCAAAACGCGCTCAAAAAATTATTTATCTTTATTATGATAATCCTTCAGCCTTACCAGTCGCCAATTTAGAAACGACTCTTACTTGGTTTGATCATTTTACAACCGATAGAAGCAGTGAATATGAAAATTTTAATATTGAATGGGATACAACCGATTCAGCAATTTATGCTCATTATGGCTGGGCGGCAAAAATATATCCGAAAGATTTAAATATCAAAAATGCTTTAATTAAAACAAAATTTTATCAAAATGACGGTGGTTATTTTGAGGATAGATATATGGGGCTTGAATATAGATATATAGATGATAATAATTTATTTAGGATAAGTGGTAGGTCAGAAATTAATTATGATGATCCGCTGAGCAAGGGAATTAGGTGGGAGAAAATAATAAATGGAACTAAAACTTTAAAAAAATTAGATGACAACGCCGACGTTATTAGGAAAGAATGGCAAAACATTACAATATCTTCTTATGAAGGTGAACATAATATTCAATGGAAAAGTGCTAATTGGGATTTAAGTTGGTCTGATATTGAAAATCAACAAAATGTAGCCGGTAATATTGGTATTTGGTTTTGGAAATATAATCCTGGTGGTTGTCCAACTCCAAAAGCCGATTATTTTTATATTCGCCAAAATACAAAATCTTGGCCAACTGTTTTTGAGGTCGCAGAAAATTATCAGCCGATTATTTTAGGGAATACTCCATATTTAGAAATTCCGGGTTGGGAAAAAAGAAAAGAAATAATTATTACTAATAATAATACTAAAGATTTAGTTAATTTTGAAGTCAACGTAAATATTTCTCATGATTCTGTAATGAATCCTGATTTTTCTGACATCCGTTTTACCGATTCTGATAAGACAACTCTTTTGAATTACGGTTGGGATATTAATGACGACGGCACTGACCAAAAACAAAATGAATATTCCGCTACGGCAGTAGTTAAAATTCCTTTAATACCTGCTTCTTCTGAAACAAAAATTTATATGTATTATGGAAATAAATCTGCGTCGACTGTCGCCAATTTAGAAACCACTCTTACTTGGTTTGATCATTTTAAGACTGATAGAAGTAGTGAATATGAGGTTTTTAATATGCTTTGGAATACTTCTAATTCACAAATTGTTTCTCATTATGGTTGGGCTAATTCAATATATCCTAAAAATTTAAACATTAAAGACGCAATTATTAAAACGTATTATCAATTAGGTGGCGGGGGTCAATTTGAAGATAGACAAATAGGGCTTCAATATCGTTATACAGATGATAATAATTTTTGGAGAATTTATGGTGAAGGTCCGAGAAATTATAATCCACCAGAAAAAGGAATATATTGGAAAAGGGTAATAAGTGGGAGCTATACTATAAAAAATTCAGATATTAGTCAGTGGTTCTCACAATCACAATGGCATAATTTAAAAATAACTCTTTTAGATATTAATCATCACATAGAATGGTTAGGGGAAACTATAAATGAAAATTGGTCAGATATTGATACTTATCAGAATGTGGCGGGCAGGGTAATGATTTGGTTTGGAAAATTAATTCCAGGAGGATGCCCGGATGCTTATGCGGATTATTTTTATATCCGCCAAAATGCGTCAGTAATGCCAACAGTAAGTTTTGAAGAATAA